Within the Hermetia illucens chromosome 6, iHerIll2.2.curated.20191125, whole genome shotgun sequence genome, the region tggacactcggggtggcgagagagatctgtatcgacttgccaaaagccgtaacgaacacaCACCTTGCCTTAATGGCAAAAGCGGTATTTTGCTGACCAAcagtcgagccgcgacggataaatggcgagaatatttcgagcagatttcaactgaagaatttgctcatcctccacttttacaatcattaccgacatttggagcagttccacctgtcagcgcaactgaagtcggcaataaaacgaatggaatcgtggaaagccacaggacctgacaacaccgcatctgagctctggaaagcgaagagttgggacccagcactgtggctcagtaaattctttaatcagttttcagttccaccatggaaccgttttaccgctttggcttcGGGAAAAAGGACAATACTCTCCAAACGGATGctgatttcttcttcttcttcttatttggAAATGACATTTTGGTTCTGCTTGAACCTATTGTTAAACCACTACTTTTAACCCTAAATATTATACTATATAcaagaaaattatatttacCTAAACTTCGGTAAGACTTCAAATCTTTCTGCAGCTGCTCGAATGTAGGTAACGATCCATTGTAATCAGATTTCTTCAGGACATCAATGAAAGTATCGAAATAGAGCTTATATGCTTTCGGTCTCATGCTAGGTGGAATCAGGGCTGACGTATAGACAACATCAAAAGACGGTGAACCCCAGTGGCATATTTGGAAGTCAACCTAAATATTTGTCAATAATAAGATGATGCCAGCAATTATATGATTCAATTTTACCATCACAATTTCTGAAAGGTCTATCCCATTTTTTCCTTTGAACATCATGTTTTTGATGTAGTAGTCACCATGATTGAGGACCTCATAAGTTCCAGGTGCATTGACAATTTGTCTGCATTTGTTCACGATTTTATCAAAAGAGATTTTGCTTAGTTTTTCTGAAGCTTCCTCGAAACCAGGTAGCGTTTCCACTaattccttgaaaaatgaaaatgtgtcTCGAAAGAAACCTAAATTATCCATATCACCTAAATTGAAAACACCTCCTTTGCGCTTAAGATCTTTGTGTCCCTGGAAATTGAACTTTTTTGTAAGTGTCCCTTTATCCAAattcaaatatatatttaccTCTGCCGCTAGCTTGAATGTAGCCGCATGATATTGTCCTAGTTTGGAAAAGATTAGTTCAGTATCTTTTTCGGTCGGAATTATTCTTGGGAACATGAAGTATCCGAGTTCCTTTAAGTCTTCAAAAACTATGACCTTTTGTGGCTCCGTTGACTGATAAATCATTCTACGGAACAAAGCTATTAGATAATGATAAAAGCCCTGAAACCTTGAAGATACTCACTTTGCAGCTAATAAGCTGTTGTAGCccgcatttttcaaaatttttccgcACTCATTCAGAACTTCTGAGTACATAAAGATTTCTGTGGCGAAAAGGTCTACATCGAGTTGGCCCAACACATCCTTTTTAATTCCTTGGACGACTGGTAAGGTTTTAATGATTATCGAGCATTCTTCACTTGGATGGTTCTGGGTTGAAAACTTGACTTTTTACTCGAAACATGATGCTGGCAAAATGATCGCCAATAGCAGTAGCCGGAGAGATGTGGAAATCGTTGATCTGGAGAGAAAAAGGTAAATTTTGTATTAAAGGGGCGTCTGGTATCTTTTAACAAATATTTAGGAGCCTTTTTTTCGTTGAAAAATTgacatagggggggggggggtagatgTAATGAGGAACAGACGCCAAATTTTTGGTAATTACACTAACCaacaattactctggaagacgctatTTTGGGAACACTTATCGAAAAGCTatgagggctctgatgatttgcaggtccatagcaggaaaaaactgGGATTGCACTATGGGGATaccactttggatatacactgcaatcgTAAGGtctatgattacctatggggcgctAACCTGCGCAAAAAGAACTGAACCCAccacaacagccagggagttacataaacttcaaagactggacATAACCagtggcatccctggaggtccttccgggattaactcctctctatcttcacatacagatgtaggcaaagagggcgatcttcagaatgggGGggcatcagtgaggcggggaactgcctaaatcgaagggaaATTGTTATTCATGTTAGGCagtatcctgaattactgattccaagggataacatggtaacgaggtttcatttcgatgagaagtttgaaacatgtttcAGGTGCAGGTTTTGTTCGGAGTGTGGCGAAAACTCCATGCATGTTCTGGAacggtgtccggcacttgtgtaaagtgggtgaaatacttggaagtatggattatattaaaattcctatcagttataggcttgcttgacttCCAATAGTTAACAGGTACATTATAACTGCGACTTTCCTTAACAGaacaataataatgataataactcCGGCGAAGCTAGTCCCAAGTCCGGTtgcgaaaggaggagggatggatagcttcaatctgaatggctgtacgcccccgcagcgtctcagggggtaggtgaggaaagtgcaggaactttgcagtcttgcagattactcactgaggaagctaccctcatacctggcagttaggtataaaatgcaaatccatctatgagaagaagaaggaatttaaggtccggtgcgGACAATCGGCGGAGTCGTtcgacttggtgactgggtcgggttcccgtaatggacagcacggcgtcgaaaccgctagtcgtggggcagttcgacgtctaggcgccacgacgaccaggagcacagctccgcctgctgcagttgtttcgctacaatctgtggcgaccacttaaCAGAtttgcgtaggcagcggatgaaatggactgaagagatgaacctcttcatcatacGCTCCTATTACGAAATAACAGCGGGCGCGATTACAACATCTtacctaagctcatcgatggagaacctgagtctagactcagattcttcaCTTAttcaggtgggaaccaatctaattgggactcAGTCTTTAACGGACGAGGCGAAGCAGGCCTCTTCTGTTAGCATTCCTGAcctcaggctccaatcggcgccacctgcagaggctaaagtcttgcccatgggtagcacctgtccacggaaagcaaacagcctccgggcaaaccgcatCCGGCAAACTGCTTTCGGGCAAACCACCTCCGAGCATATCATAACCCACGGGCTGTggcaaggttgaggggaaaagatcgttcggggcacctgcggttAAGGGGAAACTGAAGCGGCAGTgctcctcggacgatcctaactctttgACACAAAAAGCAGTAAAGTGGACTCGACCGGTAACGTCACTTTTTATGGAGCTGCcaggcctcctcagatctcggaCGAAAACACCTCGGTAAAGTTTTCAATGaacaatctgcacactctctgcctctggagaatgttctcagattcgctaaagcctgcaaacGGCGTAGGCggcaagccattgaataggcgatttacggggttAGGTacgatgggcctaacaatggcctgagtgctcggaactaCGGCCACCGATAGAAAAGCGTGGAGAACGCACTGactcgccgcgcattaaatggtagcgatttcgtgaaaagaaataACCTCACTTACGGgattaccaatcattacgaatgtggaagaatcgtggaaccaaatgaaagacacgattccCAAAGTTacttctgcaaccctcggagtcaccacaccgggtaagcggttcatcaaccgagatacctggCTTTCGAATGACGATGATAAAATAAAGGCCCGTgtaaagaaacgcctctatcaaaAGTTTCTCAACGATTAAACGcttgccaattggcaaatttccaAGAATTCCAATCGGTGAACCAAGAGGGCGAACGGTGTCACCCGAGCCTCCATTACAAATATCATTACCATAAACTGGACTCTCGGGATGGCGATAGAGATCTGCATCAACTTGTCCGGCACAAGCGCGTGCTAGATATCGCATATTTGTCTCCACtaaatgataagaacggtactttgcttaccaaccaacAAGCGGCgacaaatagatggcgagaatattccgAGCGGATTTCAACAGAAGGATTTGTTCGTCATCCACTtacacaagcattgccgacatttagagctattgcacctgtcagcgcaactgaagttgaggaaccAATAAgatgaatgaaattggggaaagaacAGAatcatcacatctgagctctgggatGCGAAGAGCTAGGATCCAAGACTGTGACTCACTGGATTCTTCAATCGAGTTAttaaggaaggtagaacatcatgtGACTGGCAAGaacacagttccaatatggagcaGAATGTTctaattatcgtccgatccggttactttcccataccatgaagatttttgaacgcattcttaacaaccatattcatgaaatcgttgaaataaccgtgaatcaaaccgcgtttgtcaagaactgtagaACTAATGACGCagtacacactgcgcggttactcatggagaaacatcatgagaagtatcgccctccttACATCGCATTTCTGAATGTGGAAAAGGGAACTCACCTGGAATGCTTTAccacaacacctagtgccagaaaaacCCGTGCGCTAGGTTGAATTGGTCTACCACGATCGgagaagtaaagttcgaagtgtggcgggtgtatcacaaCGTTTCATGTCtatctttatgcagatgatgttttcctggcgtctcatagcaaaaattgtccaaaaatagaatgatcgcctcatgcaacacggtctcagatttaatctgaataaaactgaatttttgacgaccgatccctatgaaacaggcacgatctcaatcagcggcagtgatctgcccagaactgggcgatttaaatacctcgggtcaagggtatcagccaatggaaaactgcggaactggatgaaatggcattccacaactggtgttgtttatgatcgacgtataaacgaacgtttcaaatttaaaatttccctctctttggttctgagtgttggccgatataaaagacaatgaacgacgtcttgttgTGATTGAtacgaagatgctgcgttggactagtggcgtgacatgttttggtcacatccaaaatgaggatatccacgatcgatatggagttgaaccgattgtagaaaaattgcgaaaaaggcgtcttcgatggcatgatcacgtaattcatgctaacgagatttcacttgccaagattggtctgaacatagaagtaaacgaccaaaaagtcggccgaaataacggcggcttgatacgctggatggcgatttaaaagcctcgagattgcatccagatcaggcatttgatagagccaaatggcgaaccgatcacgaccagtcgaccccgcttgtgaacgggacaaggactaaaggaaaagaagaatcgattcgatgtggtATTTACTTTTTGTCTCTTAGGGGGTAGTATTTTATCGGGTAGATCGGttccgagaatgggtctttGAAATAACTGACCTTTTTCGGACTCCTCACTGCTCTCCTTGTGTACTTATCtttcagatgtatggggaccccctttaaactcaacgttcagcaatgtaattcaccacatGAATAGTTCACACTTTCAatctttccattaaatttcgtgtcaataggtataactTATTTCTCTAAGAAAAATAGgtatgaccgacagacagaccgagAGGCAGACAGAGAGACTAACAGACAcactgtaaaccgattttaatgaggttttgtagACGCTGGACAAAAAATTAACTATGCAGTTGAAGCCAAATCAAGGTAGAATTGCGTTATTAATGTGTGTTACAGTAGCATACAATGGATTCGGCACTCAGCTGGAAAATGTCTATACAGATGCAACCACGTGCACTAACTCTACCAAACCATCACAGAAATGGAAACGAATAATTTTACGCGAAGATGTACAGAACGCATCTGTGGTCTACATAGACCAGTGATGCAaactcaaaaaaaataaaataagtagaATTGAGGAAAAAAATAAGTAGATTTGATGATAAAATAAGTAGATTTATTTTTGTGCCATTAAGAGCCCTGTTACCTCAAAAAAATTCGTAATATTatttataactttaatatattcAAAGCATTAGGTACAGAACACAAAAAACATAACATAATTCAGAATTAAtgataaaatataacaataaataaaatgtaaaataattcattcaacattgaaaaacaaaacttaattccaaaataaacaagtcgggaaaccggaagctggacgcttcaggtacgaaaggttttgtgtatttcttagtacgtggcatgtaatatatgcatatattacgtgagagtatccactttcggatgatattgacattcacagtcttgaatttgcaaagaagcgacaactttgacgtattataactttgttagtaatagtgcgatttccaccaaacttggtaagatcatgctctatgttatactctatattgttgcgaaatttcgtggtcctagcatgaacttaaggggggttttgaagcgaattacagaaaattatagtaatatactattattaactttatttgtgcagatatcagtgtggaaggtatttcagagcccaggcaccatatagtggcagcctcttgatttttttcagatttttcggtttggtggtttctgagaatggcccccgtaaaggaatggtcactttcaaccccccgcactccccacctttccaacaaatgtcaaaactaagaccagcttccaaaagtactaaccgaggcctttaatttgataccccacatgactatatttgatgaaaaaaaaatttacaccccccttttgcatgtatggggacccccccttaaattcgttgtaaaaggatgtaattcactgtatgcgtgagcgttcacagttcccacctttccaccaaatttggtgtcaatcactgcaatcgtctccgagaaaaatgcgtgtgacggacagacagacagacagacagacagacagacagacggacagacagacagacagacagacagacagacggtaaaccgattttacacaaaaccttaaaaaggaaccaacaaaataaaaattcaataaaaattaaattaagttatTGGGGAATATCGTACATAGCTTTATTGCACTTTTTTCTCATCTCAGTAGTCACTTTGAAATTTGTGCAATCAGAGTTTTGTAGTTTTAGTAACCCTTTCGTTTGTAAGCATGCTTTAATGGTTGCATTCTCTAATcgatttctgatttttgttttcattaaatttacttgggaaaataCCCTTTCAACATTTGCAGACGAATGTGGGAAGGACAAAATAGCAAATACTAGTTTAACTAAATTCGGGAATGCTTGCTCGTTACCAATTTCAATGCGAGCAACCATACGCCAAAATTCTTCAATGTCTAAAATTTGTTCTTTATCTTTTACGAAATTTATCAGAGTACGGTATTCCGAGTCAATTTCTTGTATATTGTCAGCTAGTAAACGTGGGACTTGTTGTAAAAGTGGAGCTATCGATTTATAGGTACAAGCGTATACATTGTCAGGTGCGATTATGGAAAGATTCCTAAAAAAAGAGTTATTCAAATCGAATCTTTTTAATATTTGCAGAACGGCCTCAATATAAAATTTACGACACTTATTCTTAAAAGTATCTATTTCAATGACATTGATTTCATTCGTAATTAGAAAGCATTCAACTTTTATACCGAGGTATATACTTTCCAAATCTAACAAACATTCTGGAGGGAGATTAAATTCTGAGGTATTATACTATCTAAAAACATTGTAATATAATCTTTCCTTACAAAGCACTCTAACAATGTTACTACTATTTCTTTAACCGAACTGTGCAACTTATGTATCTGTAAGCTTTCTGATTgaaaaagtttatttaatttaatgaaaaaaggaagtgcgaattctaaaaacaataaatataatttagttATAGGATCTTTCAGCGacgttaaaatatttttagctgtttgtagattttcctctttgactGCAATAGAAAAGTATGCTATAAGCACATCATACTGTTCTATTAAGCGACTTACGACTGCAGATAATGATAACCATCTCGTTTGagaagggtgtaaaattttatttgctttaaattcaaaaaaatattgtaaggaAGAAAAATCTTTAAGACGTTTCGATGAACtcttcaaataattgaaaatattatgcGCCAAATCTTCTACTTCGCCAGGAAGTTTTTCGCATGCGTATGAGGCGCATAAGTGAAAACTGTGACAAACACATTTAAGAACGAACAGATCATTTATGTCTGCTTTCAATAATGTAGATACGGAATGATTCCTACCCATCATAACATTGGCTCCATCAGCTGCGAAACCAATCATGTTTTGTTTGTACATGATATTATTCTTCGTGAAACTATTGATTACAGCAGAAAACGGACTACTAGCATCTGCAGATTCAACttcaattaaatcaaaaaaCAAGTCATGTACTTTAAAATTTTTACATACTCTAACCACCAAGCACAAGGTTTTTACTAAAGATATATCTGTGGACTCgtcaataattaaagaaaatttattggcGTTTAACAAATCAACAATTTCTTCTATGTAAGATATTCCCAAAACGTTCCGTAAAATGTTTACCATTTTCGTCCTAGAACACTTTACTTTTTTGGCAATATTCGAATCCGGGGTAATTTTGTTAACGAATTGCGGTAAGTGACCCATTATTTGGAATGCCAAATTATGTTCcgcaacaaatactgccatcataaTCTCGGCATCAATAACAGCAGTCTTGGATGCTGAACTAAATAATGGTTCAATATTTTGTTGCACTAGGTTTAATGAAATCGTTCcagcgtttttaaggttttgtgtgaaacaaaaccttattagaatcgagacggtgtctgtctgtccgtctgtccgtctgtctgtctgtctgtctgtct harbors:
- the LOC119659490 gene encoding uncharacterized protein LOC119659490, whose amino-acid sequence is MYSEVLNECGKILKNAGYNSLLAAKMIYQSTEPQKVIVFEDLKELGYFMFPRIIPTEKDTELIFSKLGQYHAATFKLAAEGHKDLKRKGGVFNLGDMDNLGFFRDTFSFFKELVETLPGFEEASEKLSKISFDKIVNKCRQIVNAPGTYEVLNHGDYYIKNMMFKGKNGIDLSEIVMVDFQICHWGSPSFDVVYTSALIPPSMRPKAYKLYFDTFIDVLKKSDYNGSLPTFEQLQKDLKSYRSLDLFFLATISSFLCADKNKMKDDIEALLKNTNLFKTFYSQSTYISYVKELLPRLLQEGILDDIINSD